One window of the Vannielia litorea genome contains the following:
- a CDS encoding phosphoenolpyruvate carboxykinase, with the protein MTIGRVNPAKRLEDQGIEGLGNVYYNLIEPAIIEEAIKRGEGELGKGGAFLCSTGKFTGRSPKDKHVVRSAATESTIWWENNAPMSEAGFDALHADMLEHMKGRDYFVQDLFGGADPAQRLDVRMVTELAWHSLFIRHMLRRPAREELDTFEPEFTVINCPSFQADPARHDCRSETVIALNLDKKLILIGGTEYAGENKKSVFTLLNYLLPERGIMPMHCSANHAEGNPVDAAVFFGLSGTGKTTLSADPNRVLIGDDEHGWSDRGTFNFEGGCYAKTINLSPKAEPEIYATTEMFGTVIENMVYDSETKELDFEDDSLTANMRCAYPLEYISNASDTALGGHPKNIIMLTCDAFGVLPPIARLTPAQAMYHFLSGFTSKVAGTERGVTEPEPTFSTCFGAPFMPRRPEVYGNLLREKIDTHGATCWLVNTGWTGGAYGTGNRMPIKATRALLTAALDGSLHEATFRKDENFGFQVPVTVAGVDAALLDPRSTWADKDAYDAQAKKLVEMFAENFAQYDAYIDDDVKAVAIG; encoded by the coding sequence ATGACCATCGGACGCGTCAACCCCGCCAAACGCTTGGAAGATCAAGGAATCGAAGGGCTGGGGAACGTCTATTACAACCTCATCGAACCGGCCATCATCGAAGAGGCCATCAAGCGTGGTGAAGGCGAACTGGGCAAGGGCGGCGCGTTTCTGTGCTCTACCGGCAAGTTCACCGGCCGTTCTCCCAAGGACAAGCACGTGGTCCGCTCGGCGGCGACCGAAAGCACCATCTGGTGGGAGAACAACGCGCCGATGTCCGAGGCGGGCTTCGATGCGCTCCACGCCGACATGCTCGAGCACATGAAGGGCCGCGACTACTTTGTGCAGGATCTTTTCGGGGGCGCCGACCCGGCCCAGCGGCTCGATGTGCGTATGGTCACCGAGTTGGCCTGGCACTCGCTCTTCATCCGCCACATGCTGCGCCGTCCGGCGCGCGAAGAGCTCGATACCTTCGAGCCCGAGTTCACCGTCATCAACTGCCCCAGCTTCCAGGCCGATCCGGCCCGGCACGACTGCCGCAGCGAGACCGTGATCGCGTTGAACCTGGACAAGAAGCTCATCTTGATCGGCGGCACCGAATACGCGGGCGAGAACAAGAAATCCGTGTTCACTCTGTTGAACTACCTGCTGCCCGAGCGCGGCATCATGCCGATGCACTGCTCAGCCAACCACGCCGAGGGCAACCCGGTGGATGCCGCCGTGTTCTTCGGCCTCTCCGGTACCGGCAAGACGACCCTTTCGGCAGATCCCAACCGCGTGCTGATCGGCGATGACGAGCACGGGTGGTCGGATCGCGGCACCTTCAACTTCGAGGGCGGCTGCTACGCGAAGACGATCAACCTCAGCCCCAAGGCCGAGCCGGAGATCTACGCGACGACCGAGATGTTCGGCACCGTCATCGAGAACATGGTTTACGATTCCGAGACCAAGGAACTCGATTTCGAGGATGACAGCCTCACCGCCAACATGCGCTGCGCCTACCCGCTGGAGTATATCTCCAACGCCTCCGACACAGCGCTTGGCGGCCACCCCAAGAACATCATCATGCTCACCTGCGATGCCTTCGGGGTGCTCCCCCCGATCGCCCGGCTGACCCCGGCGCAGGCGATGTATCACTTCCTCTCCGGCTTCACCTCCAAGGTGGCGGGCACCGAGCGCGGCGTGACCGAGCCCGAGCCCACCTTCTCTACCTGCTTCGGCGCGCCCTTCATGCCACGTCGGCCCGAGGTCTACGGCAACCTGCTGCGTGAGAAGATCGACACCCACGGCGCCACCTGCTGGCTGGTCAACACCGGCTGGACCGGCGGCGCCTACGGCACCGGCAACCGGATGCCGATCAAGGCCACCCGCGCCCTGCTCACCGCCGCGCTCGACGGCTCGCTGCACGAGGCGACGTTCCGCAAGGACGAGAACTTCGGCTTCCAGGTTCCCGTGACCGTGGCTGGCGTCGATGCCGCCCTGCTCGACCCGCGTTCGACCTGGGCCGACAAGGACGCCTATGACGCGCAGGCCAAGAAGCTGGTCGAAATGTTCGCCGAGAACTTCGCCCAATACGACGCCTACATCGACGACGACGTGAAGGCCGTCGCCATCGGGTGA